The proteins below come from a single Candidatus Delongbacteria bacterium genomic window:
- the nqrE gene encoding NADH:ubiquinone reductase (Na(+)-transporting) subunit E has protein sequence MEYINLAIKSIFIENIALSFFLGMCSFLAVSKKLKTAMGLGIAVVFVAAITTPANWVIREYVLKKGALAWLSADLADVDLSFLQLIVFIGVIAAMVQIVEMIVEKVSEPLYNALGIFLPLITVNCAILGIALFMVERDYDLGQATVFGTASGFGFFLAISALAAIREKLRYSNVPLGLRGLGITMISTGLLAMAFMSFSGINIG, from the coding sequence AAATCTATATTTATTGAGAACATTGCACTATCATTTTTTCTTGGAATGTGTTCATTTTTGGCTGTTTCCAAGAAGTTAAAAACCGCAATGGGACTCGGTATTGCAGTAGTATTTGTGGCAGCAATTACAACCCCTGCAAATTGGGTGATTAGAGAATATGTTTTAAAAAAGGGTGCTCTTGCATGGTTAAGTGCTGATCTTGCAGACGTGGATTTATCATTTTTACAATTAATTGTATTTATTGGAGTCATCGCTGCAATGGTACAGATAGTTGAAATGATAGTAGAAAAAGTATCTGAACCGCTCTACAATGCCTTAGGTATATTTTTACCACTAATTACTGTAAATTGTGCAATTCTTGGTATTGCATTATTTATGGTTGAAAGAGATTACGATTTAGGTCAAGCAACAGTGTTTGGAACAGCTTCAGGATTTGGATTCTTTCTTGCTATATCAGCTTTGGCTGCAATTAGAGAAAAATTGAGATATTCAAATGTGCCACTTGGACTTAGAGGACTTGGTATAACAATGATATCCACTGGACTTTTGGCTATGGCATTCATGTCATTTTCAGGTATAAATATTGGTTAA
- a CDS encoding DUF2304 domain-containing protein, with amino-acid sequence MFRDVDTDKIQYFAIAGSLMLLLFIIELVRRKKIKEEYSLLWLSFSVLFLTMSIWRKSIDILAIKMGIAYAPAAFLLVLVMAIFLILIQFSIIISKQSDQIKVMAQEIGLLKKKVEENEKKKFEG; translated from the coding sequence ATGTTTAGAGATGTAGATACTGATAAAATACAATATTTTGCAATAGCCGGTAGTTTAATGTTATTGCTATTTATCATCGAATTAGTTAGAAGGAAAAAAATAAAGGAAGAATATTCATTATTGTGGTTATCATTTTCAGTTTTATTTCTGACAATGTCGATTTGGCGAAAAAGTATTGATATTTTAGCTATAAAAATGGGGATAGCATATGCCCCTGCAGCTTTTTTGCTCGTTCTAGTAATGGCGATTTTCCTAATTCTAATACAATTTTCAATTATAATATCAAAGCAAAGTGATCAGATTAAGGTGATGGCTCAGGAAATTGGACTTTTAAAAAAGAAAGTTGAAGAAAACGAGAAAAAGAAATTCGAAGGTTAA
- a CDS encoding NADH:ubiquinone reductase (Na(+)-transporting) subunit F, producing the protein MSIILISTIVFLILVLILTVAIIFSEKFLVEKGNVKVEINGGSEKDFETESGSTLLNTLSNRGILLPSACGGGGTCGVCRCQVLDGGGDLLPTEESHINRKEAKEHWRLACQVKVKKDMKLHIPEEYFNIKKWECEVISNDSVSTYIKEFKLQLPPGEHMDFKAGGYIQIDLPKYNIKYSDMDIPSQFRDEWEKYGMFNLTVKNTEESVRAYSMANYPAEGDIVMLNVRVCPPPWDKAKNQFMNVPPGISSSYIFNCKPGDKVVVSGAYGEFFINESDSEMCYIGGGAGMAPMRSHIMHLFKTLKTKRKVSFWYGARSKKELFYLDDFEAIAREFPNFSFNIALSEAQPEDNWTGMTGFIHAALRDNYLLKHDSPEDIEYYLCGPPMMISAVNKMLYDLGVEKEMIRYDEF; encoded by the coding sequence ATGTCTATTATTTTGATAAGTACAATTGTCTTTCTGATCCTCGTTCTGATATTGACAGTTGCTATTATCTTTTCAGAAAAATTTCTTGTAGAAAAAGGTAATGTAAAAGTTGAAATTAATGGAGGATCTGAAAAGGATTTTGAAACAGAATCTGGAAGTACTTTACTTAATACTCTTTCAAATAGAGGAATATTATTACCTTCTGCTTGTGGTGGAGGTGGTACTTGTGGAGTTTGTCGTTGTCAAGTGCTTGATGGAGGGGGAGATTTGCTTCCCACTGAAGAAAGCCATATTAATAGAAAAGAAGCAAAGGAACATTGGCGACTTGCTTGCCAGGTTAAAGTAAAAAAAGATATGAAATTGCACATTCCTGAAGAATATTTCAATATCAAAAAATGGGAATGTGAAGTTATATCCAATGATAGTGTTTCTACATATATTAAGGAGTTTAAACTTCAATTACCACCAGGTGAACACATGGATTTCAAGGCTGGTGGATATATTCAGATCGATTTACCTAAATATAATATCAAATACAGTGATATGGATATACCTTCCCAATTTAGAGATGAATGGGAAAAATATGGGATGTTCAATTTAACTGTAAAAAATACGGAAGAGAGTGTAAGAGCTTATTCCATGGCAAATTATCCTGCTGAGGGAGATATTGTCATGTTAAACGTTCGTGTTTGTCCTCCACCTTGGGATAAGGCTAAAAATCAGTTTATGAATGTTCCTCCTGGAATATCATCATCATATATCTTCAATTGTAAACCAGGCGACAAAGTTGTAGTATCTGGTGCATATGGTGAATTTTTCATAAATGAGTCTGATTCTGAAATGTGCTATATCGGTGGTGGTGCTGGTATGGCTCCAATGAGATCCCACATTATGCACCTTTTTAAAACTTTAAAGACTAAAAGAAAAGTATCTTTCTGGTACGGTGCCAGATCTAAAAAAGAGTTATTCTATTTAGACGATTTTGAAGCTATTGCCAGAGAATTTCCAAATTTCTCATTCAATATTGCTTTATCTGAAGCACAACCAGAAGATAATTGGACAGGTATGACAGGGTTTATACATGCTGCTTTGAGGGATAATTATCTGTTAAAACATGATTCTCCTGAAGATATCGAGTATTATCTATGTGGTCCACCTATGATGATTAGTGCTGTAAATAAAATGCTATATGACCTCGGTGTCGAAAAAGAGATGATTAGGTATGATGAGTTTTAA